Proteins encoded together in one Variovorax paradoxus EPS window:
- a CDS encoding sensor histidine kinase, whose product MKQWLRSQGGWWLAWLVLTAAGAVWLARAELVQLQQDFETDARIAHRLMSQQVVQYDAVLATLALLEPGADAGQPEQRLPSVYASILKVQRRARDEAWPDQKQADALAAAEARSRSQQRAELASLDLAHGRYQLVIGATPLSYALEIDLAGSVPWRDWSMNPQTSPVRVSLQRDGLQLVLQPGRMGEGGWRFGLTKALASPSQPFELVAERQVGWGELPWRSIAGWAVAMAVLMAGLRMAQRQRIARRRAEELLRLGQVARLNALGELSAGLAHELNQPLTAVLANAQAARRLLDDDPPDLATARDAMGQAVVQARRAADVVGRLRRVIERPEAGGDVKPLVLQEVVRSAMHLLAPEFAQRGVAAQFDAGAQAPVRVQAEAVALEQIVHNLLMNALQALDLVPAAERRLVVSVGRNGQEGVLTVTDNGRGISPEAMPRLFEPFFSTREGGLGLGLSLSETLASGMGGSLTAAHAAPRGARFTLLLPLVAQST is encoded by the coding sequence TGCAGCAGGACTTCGAGACGGACGCGCGCATCGCGCACCGGCTCATGAGCCAGCAGGTGGTGCAGTACGACGCGGTGCTCGCCACGCTCGCGCTGCTGGAGCCCGGCGCCGATGCGGGGCAGCCGGAGCAGCGGTTGCCGTCGGTGTACGCGTCGATCCTGAAGGTGCAGCGGCGGGCGCGCGACGAGGCATGGCCCGATCAAAAGCAGGCGGACGCGCTGGCTGCCGCAGAGGCCCGGTCGCGCAGCCAGCAGCGCGCAGAACTCGCATCGCTCGATCTCGCGCACGGCCGCTACCAGCTCGTGATCGGCGCCACGCCCTTGAGCTATGCGCTCGAAATCGACCTGGCCGGCTCCGTGCCGTGGCGCGACTGGTCGATGAATCCACAGACGAGCCCGGTGCGTGTGAGCCTGCAACGCGATGGGCTACAACTGGTGTTGCAGCCCGGTCGCATGGGCGAAGGCGGCTGGCGCTTCGGTCTCACCAAGGCGCTCGCGTCGCCGAGCCAGCCGTTCGAGCTGGTGGCAGAGCGGCAGGTCGGCTGGGGCGAACTGCCGTGGCGCAGCATCGCTGGATGGGCCGTGGCGATGGCGGTGTTGATGGCCGGCTTGCGGATGGCGCAGCGGCAGCGCATCGCACGCCGTCGGGCCGAAGAGCTGCTGCGGCTCGGACAGGTCGCGCGGCTCAATGCATTGGGCGAGCTGTCGGCGGGCCTGGCGCATGAACTCAACCAGCCGCTCACGGCCGTGCTGGCCAATGCTCAGGCCGCGCGCCGCCTGCTCGACGACGATCCGCCCGACCTCGCCACCGCCCGCGATGCGATGGGCCAAGCCGTGGTGCAGGCCCGCCGCGCGGCCGATGTGGTCGGTCGTTTGCGCCGCGTGATCGAACGGCCCGAGGCCGGCGGCGACGTGAAGCCGCTGGTGCTGCAGGAGGTGGTGCGAAGCGCGATGCACCTGCTCGCGCCCGAGTTCGCGCAGCGCGGCGTCGCGGCCCAGTTCGATGCGGGCGCGCAGGCGCCGGTGCGCGTGCAGGCCGAGGCAGTGGCGCTGGAGCAGATCGTTCACAACCTGCTGATGAACGCGCTGCAGGCGCTGGACCTCGTGCCCGCGGCTGAACGTCGGCTGGTGGTGTCGGTCGGGCGCAATGGGCAGGAGGGCGTGTTGACGGTGACCGACAACGGCCGCGGCATCTCGCCCGAGGCGATGCCGCGGCTCTTCGAGCCGTTCTTCAGCACGCGGGAGGGCGGCCTCGGCTTGGGCCTGAGCCTCAGTGAGACGCTGGCGAGCGGCATGGGCGGCAGCCTGACGGCGGCCCATGCGGCGCCGCGCGGCGCGCGCTTCACCTTGCTGCTGCCGCTGGTGGCGCAATCGACATGA
- a CDS encoding response regulator transcription factor, which translates to MNNSITQQPQSPLIHLIDDDQAVRDGLSLLIGTVGLRVQGWADPQAFIDGFDRASVGAIVLDVRMPGISGLTVLDRLMAQGVDQPVIMLTGHGTVEMCRRAFKAGAAEFLEKPVDDEQLLEALQQAVRQHVRTRERSQADNAARERVAQLSEREREVLAFIVQGLTNKEIARTLALSPRTVETHRANLFAKLDCDSLAQLIRRYAVLVTSDA; encoded by the coding sequence ATGAACAACTCGATCACCCAGCAACCCCAGTCCCCGCTGATCCACCTGATCGACGACGACCAGGCGGTGCGCGACGGCCTCTCGCTGCTCATCGGCACGGTCGGCCTGCGCGTGCAGGGCTGGGCCGATCCGCAGGCTTTCATCGACGGCTTCGACCGCGCGAGCGTCGGCGCCATCGTGCTGGACGTGCGCATGCCCGGCATCAGCGGGCTCACGGTGCTCGACCGGCTGATGGCGCAGGGCGTCGACCAGCCGGTGATCATGCTGACCGGCCACGGCACGGTCGAGATGTGCCGCCGTGCCTTCAAGGCCGGCGCGGCCGAGTTCCTCGAGAAGCCGGTGGACGACGAGCAACTGCTCGAGGCGCTGCAGCAGGCGGTGCGCCAGCATGTGCGCACGCGCGAACGCTCGCAGGCCGACAATGCCGCGCGCGAGCGGGTGGCCCAGCTCTCGGAGCGCGAGCGCGAGGTGCTGGCCTTCATCGTGCAGGGACTCACCAACAAGGAGATCGCGCGCACGCTGGCGTTGTCGCCGCGCACGGTGGAAACGCACCGGGCCAACCTGTTCGCGAAGCTGGACTGCGATTCGCTCGCGCAACTGATCCGGCGCTATGCGGTGCTGGTGACTTCAGACGCGTGA
- a CDS encoding GlcG/HbpS family heme-binding protein gives MRSTLCLAVLLAASAAQAQTPAPAVRTEKNISLALANQIAAEAVAACAANGYNVAATVVDRAGTVRAVQRADNAGPHTLASSERKAWTSASAKSPTQAMMEGAQKNPGAANLVYLPGFLLLGGGVPVKSGNEVIGAVGVGGAPGGHLDDQCANAAIEKVKGLLG, from the coding sequence ATGCGTTCCACCCTCTGCCTCGCCGTCCTGCTCGCCGCATCGGCTGCACAAGCCCAGACGCCGGCTCCCGCCGTGCGCACCGAGAAGAACATCTCGCTGGCCCTCGCCAACCAGATCGCCGCCGAAGCCGTGGCCGCCTGCGCCGCCAACGGCTACAACGTCGCCGCCACCGTGGTCGACCGCGCCGGCACCGTGCGTGCCGTGCAGCGCGCCGACAACGCCGGCCCGCACACGCTGGCCTCGAGCGAACGCAAGGCCTGGACCTCGGCATCGGCCAAGAGCCCGACGCAGGCCATGATGGAAGGCGCGCAGAAGAACCCCGGCGCCGCGAACCTCGTGTACCTGCCGGGCTTCCTGCTGCTGGGCGGCGGCGTGCCAGTGAAGTCGGGCAACGAAGTGATTGGCGCCGTGGGCGTCGGCGGCGCGCCGGGCGGCCACCTGGACGACCAGTGCGCCAACGCGGCGATCGAGAAGGTCAAGGGCCTTCTGGGCTGA
- a CDS encoding ankyrin repeat domain-containing protein, producing MMKRGIWSFILAGMLGLGASAGVSAQVPPLAAEVLAYEGLHRAAWHGDLPKLKALIALGTNLDPRDARGRTPLHVATYARQGEAIKLLAKAGANLDRLEDDRYDAVTIASVADDPATLALLLSLGAHPGQTTSRYDGTALIAAAHLGNDEVVRRLIAAGAPLDHVNNLHWTALIESIVLGDGGPRHQRTLAALLDAGASVKLTDRQGNTPLQLAKARGYTAMVKRLEAPRAR from the coding sequence GTGATGAAGCGCGGTATCTGGTCTTTCATTCTGGCTGGCATGCTCGGCCTGGGCGCATCGGCCGGCGTGTCGGCTCAGGTGCCGCCGCTCGCGGCCGAGGTGCTGGCCTATGAAGGGCTGCACCGCGCCGCCTGGCATGGCGATCTGCCGAAGCTGAAGGCGTTGATTGCCTTGGGCACGAACCTGGATCCCCGCGATGCAAGGGGGCGGACGCCGTTGCATGTCGCCACGTACGCGCGGCAGGGCGAGGCGATCAAGCTGCTCGCCAAGGCGGGCGCGAACCTCGACCGGCTCGAGGACGACCGCTATGACGCGGTGACCATTGCATCGGTCGCCGACGACCCGGCGACGCTTGCATTGCTGCTGTCGCTCGGCGCCCACCCCGGGCAGACGACGAGCCGCTACGACGGCACCGCGCTCATCGCCGCCGCGCACCTGGGCAATGACGAAGTCGTGCGCCGACTGATTGCGGCCGGCGCGCCACTCGACCATGTGAACAACCTGCACTGGACGGCGCTGATCGAATCGATCGTGCTCGGCGACGGCGGGCCGCGCCACCAGCGCACGCTGGCCGCGTTGCTCGATGCGGGCGCGAGCGTGAAGCTGACCGACCGCCAGGGCAACACGCCGCTGCAGTTGGCGAAGGCGCGCGGCTACACCGCGATGGTCAAGCGCCTGGAAGCACCGCGCGCAAGATAG
- a CDS encoding FMN-binding negative transcriptional regulator — protein MYMPPQFNAKDPAIALELMRSHPFASLISNDNDGLPFVTHLPLVAEPGEGDGLVLWGHCAKPNPHWRYLQARPQAVVTFLGPHSYLSPQVYPDLARVPTWNYLAVHCTVEARLVEEPMEKDALLKKLIGDHEPAYAQQWRDLGEEFQLKMLNGIVGFELKVTALQCKVKINQHRKESHAAMRAMYGAGTPDEQALAAWMDRLGMNAEAPVAEGS, from the coding sequence ATGTACATGCCCCCGCAGTTCAATGCCAAGGACCCGGCGATCGCGCTGGAGTTGATGCGCTCGCACCCGTTCGCGAGCCTGATCTCGAACGACAACGACGGCCTGCCGTTCGTCACGCACCTGCCGCTGGTGGCGGAGCCGGGCGAGGGCGACGGGCTGGTGTTGTGGGGGCACTGCGCCAAGCCGAACCCGCACTGGCGCTACCTGCAGGCGCGGCCGCAGGCGGTCGTTACTTTCCTCGGGCCGCATTCGTACCTGTCGCCCCAGGTCTATCCCGACCTGGCCCGCGTGCCGACATGGAACTACCTTGCGGTGCATTGCACGGTCGAGGCCCGTTTGGTCGAGGAGCCCATGGAAAAAGACGCGCTGCTCAAGAAACTCATCGGCGACCACGAGCCCGCCTATGCCCAGCAATGGCGTGACCTGGGCGAGGAGTTCCAGCTCAAGATGCTGAACGGCATCGTCGGCTTCGAACTGAAGGTGACCGCGCTTCAGTGCAAGGTCAAGATCAACCAGCACCGCAAGGAATCGCATGCGGCCATGCGCGCCATGTACGGCGCCGGCACGCCGGACGAGCAGGCGCTGGCGGCGTGGATGGACCGGCTCGGCATGAATGCCGAAGCACCGGTGGCGGAAGGAAGCTGA
- the tadA gene encoding tRNA adenosine(34) deaminase TadA yields MTTELPLQTNDAHWMALALAEARLAAEAGEVPVGAVLVKDGQVIATGRNTPVAQHDPSAHAEINALRAGASALGNYRLDGCELFVTLEPCAMCAGAMLHSRLARVVFGATDPKTGAAGSVLDLFAEPRLNHRTQVQGGVLAQECSAVLQGFFQQRRSVAREQAEPLRDNALRTPAERFASLNDYAFAPHYVQDLPSLQGWRLHYVDEEDEEGAVGSNGQSAPCLCLHGPGEWGYFFRYLVGVQGLRTLVPDLIGFGKSDKPKREAAHKLEWHRDVLLEWLDRVQPQPVVLVHSVAASELASLLQAAAADRFVATIAAPDGGERIKDAWRAPYPDRGYEAALRALGPIASSSGPTAAQAALLARLARNAMGYSTS; encoded by the coding sequence ATGACAACTGAGTTGCCCTTGCAGACAAACGACGCGCATTGGATGGCGCTCGCGCTGGCCGAGGCGCGCCTTGCGGCCGAGGCGGGCGAGGTGCCGGTGGGCGCGGTGCTGGTGAAAGACGGCCAGGTCATCGCGACCGGTCGCAACACACCCGTGGCGCAGCACGACCCGAGCGCCCATGCCGAGATCAACGCGCTGCGCGCCGGTGCCTCCGCGCTGGGCAACTACCGGCTCGACGGCTGCGAGCTTTTCGTCACGCTCGAACCCTGCGCGATGTGCGCGGGCGCGATGCTGCATTCGCGGCTGGCGCGGGTGGTGTTCGGCGCGACCGATCCGAAGACGGGCGCCGCTGGATCGGTGCTCGATCTCTTTGCGGAGCCGCGGCTCAACCACCGCACGCAGGTGCAAGGCGGCGTGCTCGCACAGGAATGCAGCGCGGTGCTGCAGGGCTTCTTCCAGCAGCGCCGCAGCGTGGCGCGCGAACAAGCCGAGCCCTTGCGCGACAACGCGCTGCGCACGCCGGCCGAACGCTTCGCTTCGCTGAACGACTACGCCTTCGCACCGCATTACGTGCAGGACCTGCCGAGCCTTCAGGGCTGGCGCCTGCATTACGTGGACGAAGAGGACGAAGAGGGCGCAGTGGGCAGCAACGGCCAATCCGCGCCTTGCCTTTGTCTGCACGGCCCCGGCGAATGGGGTTACTTCTTCCGCTATCTTGTCGGCGTTCAAGGTTTGCGCACGCTGGTGCCCGACCTCATCGGCTTCGGCAAGAGCGACAAGCCCAAGCGCGAAGCCGCGCACAAGCTCGAGTGGCACCGCGACGTGCTGCTCGAATGGCTGGACCGCGTGCAGCCACAGCCCGTGGTGCTGGTGCACAGCGTCGCGGCCAGCGAGCTCGCATCGTTGCTGCAAGCCGCGGCTGCCGATCGTTTCGTGGCCACGATCGCCGCTCCCGATGGCGGCGAGCGCATCAAGGACGCGTGGCGCGCGCCGTACCCCGACCGCGGCTACGAAGCCGCGCTGCGCGCGCTCGGACCGATCGCTTCGTCCTCGGGTCCGACGGCAGCGCAGGCCGCGCTGCTCGCGCGTTTGGCGCGCAACGCAATGGGATACTCGACCTCGTGA
- a CDS encoding LD-carboxypeptidase, whose protein sequence is MTKHIYIYSPSSAIRDKAAFRRGVKRLQALGHEVEIDPDALSVHQRFAGDDATRLAAISRAAASGANIALIARGGYGLTRILDQIPYKAVAKAIQKGTEFVGCSDFTALQNALVAKTGAVTWSGPAVGEDFGAEAGADDIMEACFDDLVSGQGEGTGWRMPARDADLKFKPVEDAVLWGGNLCVLTSLLGTPYFPVVDKGVLFIEDTNEHPYRIERMLDQLKMAGVLGKQKAIVFGQFTGIRKVPGYDRGFGLDTVVDRLRASLKKVPVLTGLPFGHVPTKVLLPVGAKVAMAAEGRDVFLVWGHRHAHSHDHDHAHAH, encoded by the coding sequence GTGACCAAACACATCTACATCTACTCTCCGTCCAGCGCGATCCGCGACAAGGCCGCCTTCCGGCGCGGCGTGAAACGACTCCAGGCCCTCGGCCACGAGGTCGAGATCGATCCCGACGCGCTCTCGGTGCACCAGCGTTTTGCGGGCGACGATGCCACGCGGCTCGCCGCCATTTCGCGCGCGGCCGCGAGCGGCGCCAACATCGCGCTCATCGCGCGCGGCGGCTACGGGCTCACGCGCATCCTCGACCAGATTCCGTACAAGGCCGTGGCCAAGGCGATCCAAAAAGGTACCGAGTTCGTCGGCTGCAGCGACTTCACCGCGCTGCAGAACGCGCTGGTCGCCAAGACCGGGGCCGTCACCTGGTCAGGCCCCGCGGTCGGCGAAGACTTCGGTGCCGAAGCCGGCGCCGACGACATCATGGAAGCCTGTTTCGACGACCTCGTGAGCGGGCAGGGCGAAGGCACCGGCTGGCGCATGCCGGCGCGCGATGCCGACCTGAAGTTCAAGCCGGTGGAAGACGCGGTGCTCTGGGGCGGCAACCTCTGTGTGCTGACGAGCCTGCTCGGCACGCCGTACTTTCCGGTGGTCGACAAGGGCGTCCTCTTCATAGAGGACACGAACGAGCACCCCTACCGCATCGAACGCATGCTCGACCAGTTGAAGATGGCCGGCGTGCTCGGCAAGCAGAAGGCGATCGTGTTCGGCCAGTTCACCGGCATTCGCAAGGTGCCGGGCTACGACCGCGGGTTCGGCCTGGACACGGTGGTCGATCGCCTCCGCGCGTCATTGAAGAAGGTGCCGGTGCTCACGGGCCTGCCGTTCGGCCATGTGCCGACGAAGGTGCTGCTGCCGGTGGGGGCGAAGGTGGCGATGGCGGCCGAAGGGCGCGACGTCTTCCTCGTGTGGGGGCATCGGCATGCCCATTCGCACGACCATGACCACGCGCACGCGCACTGA
- a CDS encoding adenylate/guanylate cyclase domain-containing protein produces MGVNATVVFADLTGSTRVFEAMGNARATETVTRLTQWIGGVCQAHGGRVVKSLGDGVFAIFSSGAAATHAVIELQRYHQKRLQVWPAPLRMALQIGVASGEVVEVEGDCFGDAVNLASRLSDLAGPGQIWVTDAVISQLREGSVQHRDLGLINIRGRSEMSVVHRIDWQEDVTSFLTVPAALAPMRIPDSSFGQIELSWLDVRSMFSSEQLPIHLGRVDDAQFVVNDPRVSRLHARIEMRQGSCVLIDISTYGTWVRFHGNGGPSTEIALRREECVLHGRGEIGLGAPLSDFSAPTIAFNTTGGEVMLSRREVSP; encoded by the coding sequence ATGGGTGTCAATGCCACAGTCGTTTTCGCGGACCTGACGGGGAGCACGAGGGTCTTCGAGGCCATGGGGAATGCGCGCGCCACCGAGACGGTGACACGTCTGACCCAGTGGATCGGCGGCGTCTGCCAGGCGCACGGCGGCCGGGTGGTGAAGTCGCTGGGAGACGGCGTCTTCGCCATCTTCTCGAGCGGCGCCGCCGCCACGCACGCGGTGATCGAGCTCCAGCGCTACCACCAGAAGCGCCTTCAGGTCTGGCCCGCGCCCTTGCGCATGGCGCTGCAGATCGGCGTGGCCAGCGGCGAAGTGGTCGAGGTGGAGGGCGACTGCTTCGGCGACGCCGTCAATCTCGCCTCGCGGCTGAGCGACCTCGCCGGCCCCGGGCAGATCTGGGTGACCGATGCGGTGATCTCGCAGCTGCGCGAAGGCAGCGTGCAGCATCGCGACCTCGGGCTCATCAATATCCGCGGGCGCAGCGAGATGTCGGTGGTGCACCGCATCGACTGGCAAGAGGACGTGACCTCCTTCCTCACGGTGCCGGCCGCGCTGGCGCCGATGCGGATTCCGGATTCGTCGTTCGGCCAGATCGAGCTGTCCTGGCTCGACGTGCGCTCCATGTTCAGCAGCGAGCAGCTGCCGATTCACCTGGGGCGCGTGGACGACGCGCAGTTCGTGGTCAACGACCCGCGCGTCTCGCGGCTGCATGCGCGCATCGAGATGCGCCAGGGCAGTTGCGTGCTGATCGACATCAGCACCTATGGGACCTGGGTGCGCTTTCACGGCAACGGCGGGCCGAGCACCGAGATCGCCCTGCGCCGCGAGGAATGCGTGCTGCACGGCCGCGGCGAAATCGGCCTGGGCGCGCCGCTGAGCGATTTCAGCGCGCCCACCATCGCCTTCAACACGACCGGCGGCGAGGTGATGCTGTCGCGCCGCGAGGTGAGTCCTTGA
- a CDS encoding DUF1800 domain-containing protein, which yields MVEPIEAGCASVADDLAYVDAPATTDTAETEASSRPLKALATFSIAAALAACGGGGGSGGGGAGGGFGAGIGGLPGAGSGLGAGSDAGPYRYTQAKTDEEAARFLLQAQFSASEPEIADLRNKGYLPWLSEQFGAPRTQSAWEWIDSKPWNTVEIDAAVWRQLMVSADPVRKRMALALSEIFVVSANEIGSSWPHAMMAQYFDTLVAGVTGNFRTLLEDITLNPAMGFYLNTRDNRKEDGRGRQPDENYAREVMQLMTIGLSQLNADGTVKTGTDGQPLDTYTQDDVTNLARVFTGYVLDIRTGEREGFKPPGGGGAFDTKDWTTRPMAYLAANHSMLEAKFLGTTVPGGTPGPAALKIALDALFNHPNVGPFIGKQLIQRLVTSNPSLAYVKRVADVFGNNGTGVRGDMKSVFAAILLDDEARGPGGLSDPNFGRLREPMLRLVQWGRTCGIASATDTWKIENLSDASSELGQSPLRSPSVFNFFRPGYVPPSTAMASNKLVAPEFQLVNESSVGGYLNFMQNRLSNGFDNKDVMASYAAEKALVLDPAALVRRLNLVLTGNQLQPATVNLITTALATPNLTAASSDGAKLNRICAAVLLVMGSPEYLVQK from the coding sequence ATGGTGGAACCGATAGAAGCCGGCTGCGCGAGCGTGGCCGACGATTTGGCGTACGTCGATGCGCCGGCAACAACAGATACAGCTGAGACCGAAGCGTCGTCCAGGCCCCTGAAGGCGTTGGCGACGTTCTCCATCGCGGCCGCGCTCGCGGCCTGCGGGGGTGGGGGTGGAAGTGGCGGCGGAGGCGCTGGAGGCGGATTCGGCGCCGGCATCGGCGGCCTGCCGGGGGCGGGCTCAGGCCTCGGCGCGGGATCGGACGCGGGCCCGTACCGCTACACGCAAGCCAAGACCGACGAAGAAGCCGCGCGCTTCCTGCTGCAGGCCCAGTTCTCGGCCTCCGAACCGGAGATCGCCGACCTGCGCAACAAGGGCTACCTGCCGTGGCTCAGCGAGCAGTTCGGCGCACCGCGCACGCAGTCGGCCTGGGAATGGATCGACAGCAAGCCCTGGAACACCGTCGAGATCGATGCGGCCGTCTGGCGCCAGCTGATGGTGTCGGCCGACCCGGTGCGCAAGCGCATGGCGCTGGCGCTCAGCGAAATCTTCGTGGTCTCGGCCAATGAGATCGGCTCGAGCTGGCCGCACGCCATGATGGCCCAGTACTTCGACACGCTGGTCGCGGGCGTCACCGGCAACTTCCGCACGCTGCTGGAAGACATCACGCTCAACCCGGCGATGGGCTTCTACCTGAACACCCGCGACAACCGAAAGGAAGACGGCCGCGGCCGCCAGCCCGACGAGAACTACGCGCGCGAAGTCATGCAGCTCATGACCATCGGCCTGTCGCAGCTCAATGCCGACGGCACGGTAAAGACCGGCACCGACGGCCAGCCGCTGGACACCTACACGCAGGACGACGTGACAAACCTCGCACGCGTCTTCACCGGCTACGTGCTCGACATCCGCACCGGGGAGCGCGAGGGTTTCAAGCCACCCGGCGGCGGCGGGGCCTTCGACACCAAGGACTGGACCACGCGTCCCATGGCCTACCTGGCCGCGAACCACTCCATGCTGGAAGCCAAGTTTCTCGGCACCACCGTTCCCGGCGGCACGCCCGGCCCGGCGGCGCTGAAGATCGCGCTCGATGCGCTTTTCAACCACCCGAACGTCGGCCCCTTCATCGGCAAGCAGTTGATCCAGCGGCTGGTGACCAGCAACCCCAGCCTGGCGTACGTGAAACGCGTGGCCGATGTCTTCGGCAACAACGGCACCGGCGTGCGCGGCGACATGAAGAGCGTGTTCGCGGCCATCCTGCTGGATGACGAGGCGCGCGGCCCGGGCGGCCTTTCGGACCCGAACTTCGGGCGCCTGCGCGAGCCGATGCTGCGCCTGGTGCAATGGGGCCGCACCTGCGGCATCGCCTCGGCCACCGACACCTGGAAGATCGAAAACCTCTCAGACGCCAGCTCTGAGCTCGGCCAGAGCCCTCTGCGCTCGCCCTCGGTCTTCAATTTCTTCCGGCCCGGCTATGTGCCGCCATCGACCGCCATGGCGAGCAACAAGCTGGTTGCGCCCGAGTTCCAGCTGGTCAACGAAAGCAGCGTGGGCGGCTATCTCAATTTCATGCAGAACAGGCTGTCCAACGGCTTCGACAACAAGGACGTGATGGCGAGTTACGCGGCCGAGAAGGCGCTGGTGCTCGACCCGGCCGCGCTGGTGCGCCGGCTCAACCTCGTGCTGACCGGCAACCAGCTGCAGCCGGCCACCGTCAACCTCATCACCACCGCGCTTGCGACGCCGAATCTCACGGCGGCGAGCAGCGATGGCGCGAAGCTCAACCGCATCTGCGCCGCCGTCCTCCTGGTGATGGGTTCGCCCGAATACCTTGTCCAGAAATAA
- a CDS encoding DUF1501 domain-containing protein, whose translation MYLIDPARHTRRAFLRRSGQLAMAGTALPFALNLAAMGEAAAQAAPGNDYRALVCVFLFGGNDYANTVVTYDADSYGKYSLIRGGNGEAGGGIALARAELARTELKPTQALPGGRVYALHPSMTGLADLFNDPESKAKVAVQLNVGPLIKPLTRAQYNSSNRRDFPIPPKLFSHNDQQSVWQSSSPEGSTVGWGGNLGDLALGPNGGSLFTCMSVSGNAVFLSGDQALQYQVGTRGAVRIGAVSGVGGNLYGSATVKAAMQQIAQRESGHTLENEYTKVIRRAVAAEGKITEAIQSDFAPGTFLAEGNLADQLKMVARLIRGREALGVKRQVFFVSMGGFDLHDDLIARQPGLMKNLSEALVAFHKQMDALGVGNKVTTFTASDFGRTLSSNSNGSDHGWGGHHFVVGGAVKGKAIYGTAPPVSITNTASDIDQWHVGQGRLLPTTSVDQYAGTLARWFGVPDDQLDGILPNLKNFGMTAPSGIAYPRNVGFMG comes from the coding sequence ATGTACCTGATCGATCCCGCCCGGCACACCCGCCGCGCGTTCCTCCGCCGCTCGGGCCAGCTCGCGATGGCCGGCACCGCGCTGCCGTTCGCGCTCAACCTCGCCGCCATGGGCGAGGCCGCCGCGCAGGCCGCGCCCGGCAACGACTACCGCGCGCTGGTGTGCGTGTTTCTCTTCGGCGGCAACGACTATGCGAACACCGTCGTCACCTACGACGCCGACAGCTACGGCAAATACAGCCTGATCCGCGGCGGCAATGGCGAGGCGGGTGGCGGCATCGCCCTGGCGCGCGCTGAGCTGGCACGGACCGAACTCAAGCCGACGCAGGCACTGCCCGGCGGCCGTGTGTACGCGCTGCATCCGTCGATGACCGGGCTGGCCGACCTCTTCAACGACCCGGAGAGCAAGGCCAAGGTGGCGGTGCAACTGAACGTCGGCCCGCTCATCAAGCCGCTGACGCGGGCGCAATACAACAGCAGCAACCGCCGCGACTTTCCGATTCCGCCCAAGCTCTTCTCGCACAACGACCAGCAGTCGGTGTGGCAATCGTCCTCGCCCGAAGGCTCGACCGTCGGCTGGGGCGGCAACCTCGGCGACCTGGCCCTCGGGCCGAATGGCGGCTCGCTCTTCACCTGCATGTCGGTCTCGGGCAACGCGGTGTTCCTTTCGGGCGACCAGGCGCTGCAGTACCAGGTGGGAACGCGCGGGGCGGTGCGCATCGGCGCCGTGAGTGGCGTCGGCGGCAACCTCTACGGTTCGGCAACGGTGAAGGCGGCCATGCAGCAGATCGCGCAACGCGAGAGCGGCCACACGCTGGAGAACGAATACACCAAGGTCATCCGGCGCGCGGTCGCGGCCGAGGGAAAGATCACCGAGGCGATCCAGTCCGACTTCGCGCCCGGCACCTTCCTTGCGGAGGGCAACTTGGCCGACCAGCTCAAGATGGTGGCGCGCCTGATCCGCGGGCGCGAAGCACTGGGCGTGAAGCGCCAGGTGTTCTTCGTCTCGATGGGCGGCTTCGACCTGCACGACGACCTGATCGCGCGCCAGCCGGGGCTGATGAAGAACCTCTCCGAAGCGCTGGTCGCCTTCCACAAGCAGATGGACGCGCTCGGCGTCGGCAACAAGGTCACCACGTTCACCGCGTCCGACTTCGGCCGCACGCTGTCGAGCAACAGCAATGGCTCCGACCACGGCTGGGGCGGCCACCATTTCGTGGTCGGCGGCGCGGTGAAAGGGAAGGCGATCTACGGCACGGCGCCGCCGGTGAGCATCACCAACACCGCGAGCGACATCGACCAGTGGCATGTGGGACAGGGCCGCCTCTTGCCCACCACCTCGGTCGACCAGTACGCGGGCACGCTGGCGCGCTGGTTCGGGGTGCCGGACGACCAGCTCGACGGCATCCTGCCCAACCTCAAGAACTTCGGCATGACGGCGCCGAGCGGCATCGCCTATCCGCGCAACGTGGGGTTCATGGGATGA
- a CDS encoding response regulator: protein MNVLIVDDNQAAADLLQELLTLQDHTARCTYTAQQAMDAAAEEHFDAALIDLTLPDFPGSEVARRLRASTAEGTPRLLVAISGFSAQDAAGEAAKGLFDHHLQKPIDIAQLDRILAQPAR, encoded by the coding sequence GTGAACGTGCTGATCGTCGACGACAACCAGGCCGCTGCCGACCTCCTGCAGGAACTGCTCACGCTGCAGGACCACACCGCCCGCTGCACCTACACGGCGCAGCAGGCGATGGACGCGGCAGCCGAGGAACACTTCGATGCCGCGCTGATCGACCTCACCCTGCCCGACTTTCCGGGCTCCGAAGTCGCGCGGCGGCTGCGTGCGAGCACCGCCGAAGGCACGCCGCGGCTGCTGGTCGCGATCTCGGGTTTCTCGGCCCAGGACGCGGCCGGCGAAGCCGCCAAGGGGCTGTTCGACCATCACCTGCAGAAGCCGATCGACATTGCGCAGCTCGATCGAATCCTGGCGCAGCCGGCGCGCTAG